A window of Daphnia carinata strain CSIRO-1 chromosome 5, CSIRO_AGI_Dcar_HiC_V3, whole genome shotgun sequence genomic DNA:
ATGACGGCCAATTTGTCGGGCACGTTTAATAAAACCTGAAATAAGAGCAACGTATTCAAATTCTGTAATTGTGTAAAACGACGATTTATCCATACCATGTCGGCAGGTTCTATGACTCGAGGAATGCCCAGTTTCTCAGCAGTTTCGAAAGCCAATTTACAGTTTCCTCGAGTATCTTGGGAACTCAAAGACTCGAAATTTCTACAGAAATAATTAAAGCCATCAAAATAATGTTGCGAATAATTAAAAACCTTAACTTACATCAAATCTGGACGGAAACGATGCAAAATGGCACAGAAGGCCAATCCATTCCGCCAGGAAGTTGTCATATTTGTTATTCTTATTCCGCTATAGCCTTGCGTCACTTCTTGACACCATTCGAGCAGATCTTTGCTAGGGTTTACTGCCACAGAGGTGGGCTGAGCAACAACCGGTGTTTGAATTTCGATCGGTTGATCTTTGACTGCCACATCTGTCACTTGATCCAATGACGAACGTTCTTCCTCTGGTTGATCCACCGTAGGACGCAAAGGAACAGGCTCAGCATGAGTATTCAGGTCCAATGTTGTAGGTCTAGGCTTCGAACTTTCGTGGATTATCGGAGGTGATTCTGAAACTTGCTCTGCCATCGGTTCgctaatttcatttgtttttgggACGACAGACGGTTCTACTTTCTCCTCTTGTACCGGCTGATAACCTTCTTCGGTTTCCATAAGAAATTGACTGATTTGCGAAGTAAGATCCAATAGTTCTGAGTTGGGTTCAATACCTTAACGacgtgaaaataaaagataaggtaTGAATGAATAGGTGTAGAGCTCGCTTCATACAACTTacaatcttcttcttcaaaatcatCTAATGGAGCAATGTCTCCAATAGTGTTGACTGACATAAGACTGGCCAAGCTTTGCATGTCTTCATCCCTTTAGTAGGATAAACAATAAGGTACAATGATATGGAAACACCTAGATTAGCAGCACTTACGTGGCTTTGCCTTCTCTAATGAAAACGCAAGAAACTGTTAAATTTAGAGATGCAGAAACTATCTTTTTTGATGAGAGTGTCATTTTGAGCTTTACTGGCTGCTGACTTGGTACCATGCTTGCATACAATTTCATGTTTAAGCAAGCACTAGCCAATTGTCGACGTTTCCCTGTACTTGAAACCTAATCAAAAGTAATGTCATTATTCTTTTAGAACTCTTTGTTgtaaggtttttatttttaggaatATGAATTCTTACATCTTCAACAAAAAAGGTCCACATTTTATCTTCAAAATCATGTGATCGTGGGTCACCAAAGAGGGTTATGGAGGCTTCCTTATTTTCTGGAACAGTCCACACCACTAGACCCTTAAGAGGATTTTTCATTGTTGGATCCCACTTTCTAGGTTCTGTTACCAGTCTGCGGTTACGACGAGTCCATGTAACACAAAGCATATTTGGTTGCCTACATTTGAATGAAGGTAAGTGAAACCCTAGAATGAGTAACAATAACAACTTGtgataaaacaaatattaccCACCATTTGGATGTTGTTTCAACCACTAGTTCATTGTATGACACAGTGAACTGAAATTTGGCTGCTCTTTTGTTTACACGCTGAAGCCGCTTCCATACAGATCCCATTTTCTCTAGAGTACAAAATAtgaaagcataaaaaaaataacaagaactTCTGGGCAACTAAATCTCAAAAACTAGGTTGATCCAAAACACAGTCAAAGAAGAATATGACAAACTAAAACGCACGAATCAGGAAATAACAATTTAATCCTTACTGATCACGATTTGCCAAAACAAGCAGAAAGGATTCGATAGTTAGCTAATTGATACGAAATTACAACTTTATTGTGATGCTAAATCTCCAAATAGCAGACATCTTCCAACCTCAAACAAATTCAACGAATTTTGAAGTTAAAAGGAATTACACATATTTTACCtactatttttaaacaaaaggaGGGGCTATTCAAGGACGCCCATGAATGATATCAGTTCAGTAACTTAGTGATTACGCTTCCCTATCATTCCATAGCAGACAACAATTGTTCTTTATACACGCCGCGCCGATCAAAACACTGCGTTGAAGAGCGCACAGCGCGCATTCCCGCTCTTCCGCTTTCCGCATTTTAAGGAATAAGGGCGGAACAAATGTTTTGAGTTTTCCACGTAGTTTTACTTGATCGACACAAACTATAAATGCACTTCAACTTTAACTCGctctttgttattttatttaaattttttataccgTAATTTagtttaattaaaataaattggcAGAATAGGCTTGAACTAtcttatattattattatgctGCCATGTAAACATGACCGAAGATGATACGTCTTTTTTATTGCGCAAGTTTCTACCAGTTTCGTCTTTCGTCATCTCCAGTCCTTTACGAGATCATGACTCACGATTTCACGAAAACAGGCATCACCGGGATTCGAGGTTGATGTACAAAAGACCGTGGCTGGCAACTTTCGAACTGTTTCTCTAGCAGACTAAAAAGCAAGTTTTTCCCTCCATTACATCGACAAACTGTAAGTGTATGACGTACATATATTTACAACTGTAGCCAGGCAGGATAGACTTCATCCGATGAGATTGTGTGCAACACGTTATCTTCTTGTCGGACTTTTATCTCTTTAGTAGATTACGCCCTTTCTCGGAATTTATCTGAACAGCTTATCACTCGCTGAGAAACTTAAGGTTATTAGAAAAAATGGCAGCCACGTCCATCGCAAATCcggtaaaaataaattattctTACCATAcatattttgaatatttttaagattgttttctgttttaccAGCAAATGCCTCTCTTAACACCCATCCCTGGTGGTTTCATGCATGGGAAAATTATACGCATCAGGGGCTCACTTAGTCCTACAGCCCAGCGGTAATTTCTAATACTTCTTAAGGTCTTGCATGAATTACCATATTCTAGCCCTAGCATTTTGTTGAATCTGGAAAAGCTGAAGTTTCAAAAACACAGTTGAACACATTATTGTCAGGTTTCTATTGTGAAGTAGGTCTGAGTTACTCCAAACCTGTTATGGTTATCCAGCACAAGCTTTCTTTCATGCTGTTATTAAAAAAAGTGTTGGAATGGATTTTCTACTTTGTGTACAACCGATTTTCAGTTGTAAAGATGATTCATAAAAAGTTCTCATGTAAACAAAGCTTCATTGGCTTTGTAAAAGAGGAGTATGCTTATGTTTCaaccaatatttttcttttctctgtaaTTAGTTTTGCGATAAACCTTCAGTGTGGACCTAATACCAATCCGCGAGATGATTTGGCTCTACATTTGAATGCTCGTATCCACGAGCGCGCGGTTGTTAGGAATTCCCTGATCGGCGGGCATTGGGGACAAGAAGAGCGCCATGGTTCCTTTCCCTTTGTACCCGGACAAGGATTTGAAATATTATTGCTCGCAGAAGTCAATAACTACAAAGTAAGTTTAATACCAATATTTTATTAAAGAAATAATGATTAATATATATTATTGTTTTAAAGATCGCCATAAATGGCCAACACTTTACTGATTTTCATTCAAGATGCCCAATGGAACGTGTCTCTTATTTGTCAGCCGATGGCGAAATCATGATAACTACGATAAACTTTGAGGGCGGCATGCATGGAGTTCCAGGCATGCAGGCCCCGATGCCTGTTCCAATACCAATGCCTGTGCCCATGCCTATGCCGGGAATGCCTCAACACGGCCATCAGCCTTATCCTTCTTCTGGAATGCCCCAGCAACCATATCCTGCCCCTGGAATGTACCCGACGCAACCAGGAATGGGTTATCCAACGCAATCTGGAATGGGTTACCCAGCCCAGCCTGGAATGGGCTATCCAACACAGCCTGGAATGCACCCAGCTCCAGGGATGCATGGGGCTCATTATGGTCATTTGTCACCAAAATCAGCCgtaagtaaacaaaataaaaaatactttcGTATTCACGATTTCGTTTACacaccaaattttttttcaaatgtctcAACATTGTATCCTAAGTTCATCAGATAGTCCTGTTCGATTTCCAAGATTATAGCAACACACCAGATGTTCGGTGTAGGTTGGTTTCGTGtttgtgtttgatttttcttcataTGGTTGTGCTTTGTCAAGTCCATGTGAAAATTTACCACAACGGTGCCTATGGACTTCCTATATGATATGTTGCTCTTTGAAACGTACTAAAAATCTTCGGCTTCGCAGCCCTATTATGATCCCTACGCTCCCAATCCTGATCCTTACACTTCCTATCCAAACCCATCCGTTTCCACCGGCAATACCGGATCTGGTACAGGATTGACCGGTTTGATAAATAAGGCCTCGACGGCTGTTGCTGGCCTTGGATTGGCATCTGGAGTCACCGGAATATTGGGATCTCTTACCGGAGGAGGAGTAAGCTTAAATGAACCCAGGCTCAGATCCTGCATGATGACTTCGCCCACATTTCTAtctgcgttttcttttttgctttacttgtggatttgtttttatcttttgtttattttctgcTAATCATCGAATCGTTCGTCTCTGGCTCGTCTCTTCCTCTTTACTAGCAAAAACAGCTTTTGTCTTTTGCTTCATCATCTCGTGATAGGTGTGATGGCACACCgtattgttttcttgttttttgttgtccaGCACCGTAGCAGCGGTTATCCCGCTGCTGGTTACCCAGGCCAGCAACCGGGATACATGAATCACACGGGAGGAAGTGGAGGGGGCGGCCTCCTTGGAGGTCTGGGTACCGCGATGGGTGCGGCAGCTTTGGGAACTGCTTTACTCAATCCCGTAAGCAACTTAGCATTGAGGTGTTTCGTGGAGTAAACacgtaaaaagagaaaagagtaTCGTTTTGTTAGAAATGTATTTTAGTAATATATAATGGTTTAaggttttgtttctttatttttttttaacaaggcTTAGcgtcgttttgttttatttgttcttgtatcgttttctagaaaaaagccGCCAAGAAACAAGCCAAAGCACAGAAAAAAGCGTTGAAATACGGAATTCCCCTAGCCGCAGTCGGAGTTGGAGCCTATGGTCTCCATCACGGAATGAAACATCACGGGTATCATGGCCGCAGCAGTAGCTCCAGCAGCTCtagtgaatgaaaatgaattcgtACTTCCGTTTGAAACGTATGGGAAGCCATGTACGCTTTCAATGCGTGAAgctctttttttaatggttgtttttcccttttagaTGTTTTAGGCCGTAATAACCTACAACTATAGTTCTTTGGTGGTTTGTTCcccgtctttttctttattaaaagCAGTGTATGAACTGTAACTTGCGGCCTTGGGAAGCTTTGTGATTGAAAAGTATTAtcgatagaaagaaaaatattaagatGGCTTAGTTTGCAGTGATCTACATCAAATCACGCCAACGATACGTCCAAAAATGGCCTATTTCCTCTTAAGAATGATTTCGCTGCTTGCGTATAATTTTTTCACGATTACCCTCTTCTCAGCTGCGTTGGCATTTACAGCGTATCGAAAAGTTACTTAACAACCTAAAGGTTAAATACACTTTGATGTTCACATTGAAGGGGAATTTAACCAcgattaatttattttaaacagCTCTATCCTTCTTCGTGGgcttcattttattttcccgcAATTTCCTTTCCACAGTTTACAGCAGGAGTTTGTCTACATTTTACTCGCAGAAGGGGCTTCATATACACGTCCTGTTCCCTTGGAGGAAAAAACGCGTCGTCTGCTAGTCCATCTTCTGACAGAATGTTCACGTCGTAAACTGACACGTCGGTAAAAAGCTGAGACGTAAGCAACTTGTTCCGCACATAGACCAAGGGTATCGTACGCAGTTTGtagtttagaaaaaaacaaaagcaagaaATGGGCCTTTGCAAATGTCCAAAGCGAAAAGTAACCAAccagttttgttttgaacatcgCGTTAATGTCTGTGAATCATGTATGGTCTCCAATCATCCAAAGgtatattatttatttgaaagcatgtaagaaaattattttcatattgCAATATTCATTGTATCTTTCAGTGTATTGTTCAGTCATACTGCCAATGGCTAAAAGATAGTGATTATAGCCCACTCTGCACGTTGTGTTCAGCAGATCTATCACATGAAGACTGCATTAGACTAATATGCTACCGTAAGTAAAAAGATATGATGACGTATTTGGCTTACCAACCAAGTAAAAGCTAAAATTGAATTCACGATACAGATGTGTTTCATGTGAAATGCTTGGATGCCTACTGTAGACAGTACCCAATTAACACAGCACCAGCAGGATATGTGTGTCCTTCTCCTTGTTCAAGTCCTATTTTCCCAGCCTCAAATCTTGTTTCTCCAGTTGCTGACGTCTTAAGGTCTGTTCTTGCAAATCGTCCATGGGCCAGAGAAGGATTGGGTTTACCCCTGTTGCCATATGACAATGCAATTGATTCAAATCCTCCTGAAATCCACCAAGTGAAAGTTGCAGCAGTGCAAAAAGAAGGAACCAATTACAGTATAGTTAATGTTGAGGGAGAAGCCTCCAACACAATTCACAGGAATGAACCTGGTTAGAAATCTATCATTCCACTATGATATACGTCATCCTAATAGTATCGTGGTTATTTTTCAAGTTGTTCACGCCAAACGTCCAATCGGTTTGCTTACTGACTCGGATCGTGACGAAAGTATTAACAAATATAAACGTCGGCCACCGTGGGAATCTTTTAAACGCATGCTAAGGTaaatttatttagttttttaagcAAGCTCATAATATTGTTCTAACTATCGCAAAATgctttaaatgtatttttttttcttccagtaACCTATTGGACCCCCACTCAAGAAATCGCCAACGAGGTCGATTTCGCCGACGTTATGCCTTGATTTTGGTTATGGCCGTCTTCGCacttttgttaatttttgctATTGGCTCAAGAATATTTAATGGCCCGCAGGATCTAGAGCCCCTAGACGCACCGTTTAATCATAGAATTGCCTCAAACTAACGGATAAAAAAATCGACTTTCTTTTAGTAAACATACATTTCCGACCTTAAACTAAGTTAGCCTAAAGCACACAGTTATTCTAATTATCTATCTCTTTCTGGCTTATATAATTACAAGAACGTGTAAGTGTATATATTACATTCGAATGAGAAAAGATGCATTAATCCGTTATGCGACCAACAACTCAACATTCTACTGATCCTCGAGATTATCACCATTTGAAGTATTTGGAAGAACGCAGACAACTGAATAGGTAAAATTAACCTGGTTAGTTTCGATGCCTACGCAATATTTGCACTAATTGTTGTATTTCGTCAAGCACACTGGGGCACTGTAGTGTTGAGAACCCTTTTTGAAATCATTGTGtcaattttttcccccttgaATAACAAAAGTCTCTCCCGAATCACGGCGCAGGTCACGTTGGACttgcattttcatttaaacaactATATTACAACGTAAAAAGGGAAAGTATGGTAAGCCGTGTTTGTTTTGGGGTGATAGCTAGGTTTGAAGGAGTCGCCGGGGAACATCGATCCAACATCCGACCTACCTAATTGTGTTTGGAATTATTCCTTCCTCTTCATTCCAACAACGTCAGTTTCATGGACTGGCTGTTTTTCTGTCAATCATCGAATAATTAGCAggtatattttgtttttcttagaGAAGGTGAGTGCCTACGTAATAGATACTAATCCAGGTTGACATAATCAGTGTATGCAAATGTTTGCCAGAATGGTCAGTTCAGGACCTAGATAggaagaacacaaaaaaaagtgcagGTAAAATGATCAGGCGAAAAACTAAACAACAGGCCAGTGAAAAGCAACGACTCTCCGAGGCGAAGGCTGAAATCCGAGAGAAAGATAAAGAACGGGCCATCTTCTTCCGTCATATTGGTGAAATAGCTGATCGATATGCCTGGAAAGGCATTCACCACGACGGTAATATCTCACGGAAAAAGCGGCCAGCCAACAAAAATCCAGCTAATCCTACAGCTATAATTCCTCTTGGGAATAAGTCACTTGTTCCATTTCCCTCTGCCTGGAAGGAATCGTTGCTCAAGGTAAGTGTGATAATTTTACGTAGAAGAATTAAACTCATATTGATTCCGGTTGATACAGCGTGTAGGCTTACAGACTCGGAATCCATCGTTAATAGATGAGTTGTTGCAAGAAGTTGATTCAGATTATTGCTCAGCCCTGAAAAACCTGAAACCAATCAATTTAGCATTTCCATTAATACCACCAGTAGAATATGGACTTGTACTGGATAATagtaaaaacaatttcaaagagGCATTTCGGGTTATCCAACGCAATCTACTTCGATGTCATCCTCTGATACATCGTCCGGCAGTTCATTTGCGATCAAAGTTGAGCAGCATTCGATTGAAAGGTCTACCTaggtagaaaaacaaattatctACATTATGTCGTAATATACCTGTTAAATTTTAATGTGTCAACGTTGCAGCAAGCAGTATGTACGACTTGAGGATATGGTTGAATCCATTTTGTTGGTGTGGACAAAAACAACTGACGAATTCAAGCAGGTTGCACTCGGTGTCCGCCAAAAAGTACTGATTAAAACAAAGAGTAGCCCAACGGCGGTTCAACGGTTAGCCAGGGTGGATGCTACTGTGTGTGTCATGCTTTCTTTGCAGGTTATAGTTGGTTTGCCATCTTCCTGGTCAAATTTAGCCtaatactaaaaaaaataataggtACAAGAAACATGTGCAAGATTAATGAAAGAATTAGCTACTTTACTTGAAAGTCCTACATTCGTTCCAATATCTATTGGTATTGGCTGCAGCGAAGAAAACCAGATAACCGTTACTAATACGGCAGACGACATTGAACAATCTCTGAGAGGTCTGCTACAAAAGGTACACCACGTGCTTCGTTTCGACGATTCAAGAATAGTTTTATCAATTGTAATACTGTATTAATATTATCAATCGTATAAAATTTTAAGATTATTGACAATGTACCTTTTGACGTCGACGATATTCCTGCAAAATGCAACCTAAAACTTACCATCCCAACCGACGTACAATTGATATTCGAAGATTGTATTAGGTGTTTTACGTCTAAATGCTGCCAAGAGAAGGACGCCTACGTTACAGAATGTGGTAATTATCATGAATGCACAGTTGTTTGCTAAATGCTAAATATGTAAAATTGTGATCTAAAGAGGCTCGTTTTGGCGATATAATTCGTGGGGAAGTGACGGCCAAAATGGATGAGCTTTTGACCATTGAAGAACCCAGTATTGATGAATGTATCCCCGCAATAATTGACATTCGTTCGCGAATGAAACAGGTGAGCCTTCTGTGGGAAATCGAACCTCATCACCGTCTATGGTAGGTCGACAATGTCatgctgtttattttttgaataatttccaATAATCTTGTCCCTGCTAACAGGTTCCTGAACAGAGAATTAAAAAACGTTATGTTTAGTCGTTTGACGTGTAACAAAACTCGCTTAGAAGAATGTTTACTCGGGCAGTATCGTAAGGAAACCAGTCGGTAGcttaaaatctaaattttgtgttggaaAACAATGATTTTAACTTGTTTCGATTCAAAGTTTGCTAGGTGAACTGGATCGTATGAAAAAGCAGATTCTGCAGCCTCCTTCTAATACGATGGAACTCCTTGGTCGTAGTGCCTATCTAGAGGAGGCACGAAATAAACCTCTGAATGATCTTATCGCCTCCATGACAGCACTTAAAGGACTTTTCGTTCGGCTTACGGACATTGTTACATACACCGAAGCTGACGTCATCCGGTCTTCCCAAGCCTTCTTTGGACCTGACGAAATTGTTCCAATGCTTGATGATGGCGCTGAGGTTTAGTTCTGTGTTCGTTCATGCTGTTAAAAGGCAAACTAAATTTATATTGTATTAACAGCTAATTGCCAAATATCGGAGGCAATTTGAAGACCGCTATCAAGAAGTGCtagaaaaaacac
This region includes:
- the LOC130696395 gene encoding uncharacterized protein LOC130696395 produces the protein MAATSIANPQMPLLTPIPGGFMHGKIIRIRGSLSPTAQRFAINLQCGPNTNPRDDLALHLNARIHERAVVRNSLIGGHWGQEERHGSFPFVPGQGFEILLLAEVNNYKIAINGQHFTDFHSRCPMERVSYLSADGEIMITTINFEGGMHGVPGMQAPMPVPIPMPVPMPMPGMPQHGHQPYPSSGMPQQPYPAPGMYPTQPGMGYPTQSGMGYPAQPGMGYPTQPGMHPAPGMHGAHYGHLSPKSAPYYDPYAPNPDPYTSYPNPSVSTGNTGSGTGLTGLINKASTAVAGLGLASGVTGILGSLTGGGHRSSGYPAAGYPGQQPGYMNHTGGSGGGGLLGGLGTAMGAAALGTALLNPKKAAKKQAKAQKKALKYGIPLAAVGQEMGLCKCPKRKVTNQFCFEHRVNVCESCMVSNHPKCIVQSYCQWLKDSDYSPLCTLCSADLSHEDCIRLICYHVFHVKCLDAYCRQYPINTAPAGYVCPSPCSSPIFPASNLVSPVADVLRSVLANRPWAREGLGLPLLPYDNAIDSNPPEIHQVKVAAVQKEGTNYSIVNVEGEASNTIHRNEPVVHAKRPIGLLTDSDRDESINKYKRRPPWESFKRMLSNLLDPHSRNRQRGRFRRRYALILVMAVFALLLIFAIGSRIFNGPQDLEPLDAPFNHRIASN